TCGTCCCCACTCCGCAGAATCAGCAGGAGCTAGAACAGATTGATTCTGTGTTCACATCCAGCTGAGCCCAGAAGtggcagaaattataaaatactcgAAGGAGCTGGGACTTCATTCATTCCGAGGAGGAGGGTATGTTCTGAGGAAATGGAAGAGACCCCTGATGCTGAAGTTTAAAGAGATCTGTGAAGACAATGTTGGCAAAAGGGGAAAGAAGGTGAAagttaaagaatgagaaagaattgAATATCTACCACAGGGGACTTACGCGGAGCCCAGGTCTCAATCTTTCTTTAAACCCTTTCTTGAATCCTTTAGAAAAGAAGCTCCTAAGCCTCCCACAAGTCCCTGCTTTACTTCCTACCACTCTCTACCTCATTCAGTTTCTCCCaaactggcctccttgctgttccttgaaTAATCTAACAcattcctacctcagggcctttgcacctctTTACATTTTAGACAGACTAATATTCAAATGGTTCACTCTCTTTTCATTTGGATGCCTCAAATGACATTTACTCAAAGGTGCCTTCCTTGACTTTTCTATCTAGAATAGTATCTTCATCAggctctattttaatttttcctcacaGCAATATTACTACCTAATTCTCTTCCCCAAAAGCAAGTGAGCCCCATAAAGGTGGAGACTTTGGTTAATTCACTCGAGTTCACTCCCAGCATCTTGAATAGTACCTCAGACACAagtggtgctcaataaatattttctgaatcaatcaaccaatcaataaaTCAAGTCCAACATGTCTATGCTGcctaattttatatgtcaacttagCTGGGCTATTgcacccagatatttggtcaaacattattttggaatgtttctgtgaaggtgcttttggatgagattaatatttaaattggtgGACTCTGAGTGAAGCAGACTGCCCTCTATAATATGGGTGGGCCccattcaatcagttgaaggttTGAATAGAACAAAGGACAAGAGAGCATTCTGCAGCAGTCTGCCTTTGGACTTCATCTGCAAAATCTGCCAGCCCCGGTTCTAAAGCAGACTGCCTTTGAACTGCAACTGCAACTCCTTCCTGAGTCTCCAGCCCCTTAGGCTCCCCGGTCAGACTTTGTGGACTTGCCAGACTCACACAACTGGGAGAACcgcttccttaaaataaatctctttatttgattgtttctctggagaaccctaatacagaCCCAAAGTCAAATTATGCTATCTTCTTTACTAAAGAATTTCCCCTAATAGCTCTATACCCACGGGTTTTCACAACATGAGTCAGGGAGCTGATGTTCCCACATATTCTGCAGATCTGCAGGTAATATTGCTCATGATGAGTTCCTACCCCATGGACAGCTAACTGGGGACCGGAGAATCGGGCAGAGGGTAATCAAACacagtttttaaagaatatagcCGATTATGTAAAAACACGAGCACTTAAAACCATCTGGAGACTTCCTTTCACACAATACCATTGCATTCACATTTAGTGAACACGAAAGTGGATCTACGACCTAACCTGTCTAGATCCTCGAATGGTAAATAAAATACCAAACATACAAGCTATGTTTATATTCTGGAGTTTTAGTCGCGTCCATCGTATATTTATATGACCAGATATGACCGCAGGTATAAAGTTTATGGGAGTGTGGAGCGTTTTCATGAGATGCTCCAGGACAGTGCTTCCCCCTGTGCCcttgaaatttcaaatttttaagaaacaaaattcccTACCCTGGTGCCCCTCTGGAATCCTGTCACGAGAAAGTAAGGCTTTCCAGCGACCCCAAAATGTAGGGGCTGCCTTCAGATGCTTTCTGGGCTCCCGGCTTCCCGCCGGCCCGCCGCTCCCCACGGGCCGGAGGACGGCGCCCTCCCAGCCAATCAACGCTCAGCAGGACCCTCCTCCCGCGCATCTTTCAAAGGCCCCGAAAAACCAATGGGCGGTTAAAGGCGGCGCCAGGGCGCTCGGGGGCGGAGGAAGACACAGCGTCGGGGTCTGATTGGTCCCGGGAAGACGCCGCGCCCCGCCCCACGGAAGGCTGCACCAATGAGCTGAGCGAAGAGGCGGGCTGGGCGCGGGGCAGCGGCGGGGGAGCGGGGGCTGCGGGAGCCTGGCGGCCGCGGCTCACGACTTGGTGCGGCCCGCGATGAAGCCGGTGAGTCGGGCCGAGGCGTGGACGAGCGATGCCACTGAGACGCAGGCGGCCCCGAGGCCAGCTCTTGGGCCTGGGGCCAGTCCAGGCCTGGTCGTGGCCGGACTCGCGCCGTAACCGTCCTGGGTCGGGGAGGTGGCGCTTCCCCGGAGCGGGGAGAGCGATGACGGAGCAGGAGGAGGGTCGGTGGTGGTCCAGGGGAGGACGGACAGCCGCCGTGCACCTGTTGCGCACAGGCCGGGGACTGCCGCCCGAGGAGTCTCCTAGGCCCCCCGGCAGCCCTGCTAGGGAGGGCTGAATCCCGTTTTACGGAAGAGACGGAGGCATGGAGAGCTCAGGTGTCTCGATGCGTCAGTCTGCCCCATACCCAGCCCCGAGGGATGCCCGAGGATGCCCCGCGGGCGAGCGGTCCTCACCGCACACGGGGAGAACTTCGCAGAAGACCATTGCCCACCCCCGATTGTGGGTGCGTCACCATCCCCCGGGGCCAACTGGCACTGCGTCCCTTCCCGGGGTTCGGAATCCCTGGGGCCGGGGGAGCGGAAACGTCTCACCGTGTTTAGGATCTGTGAGCATGGCTGGAAGAGCCTGAGTAAAGAAGCCACACTGAAAATCTTGGATCGTCAAAGCtgatttaaagagaaaggaaaaaaccaGACGCAAGATGCTGAGGCTCCCTGACTCAATCGCCTGCCGCCAGGGTTGACAACCTATTGAATATTAAAGGGCCTTCATTTGAGCTGATAATAATAATCATCCAAAGCAACTCACATCCTTAGCCTAAATGGCTCTGTAATGTGATCTTGTAGTAACAGACAAGACCATTATAGACTATAGCTTCAGAGCTAGAAAGAACATTAGCTGGTTACCCTTGCTAATCCCCACGTTTCCATGTGGAGGAGCATCAGCTGTCCTTCACTCCTGGCCTCTTTCTCCACCTGTTCCCAGAAGGGACAGAGAGATCTGATCCCCCCAGTTTGGGAGGAGCTGAATACAAGTAGCTGaaccctttcttctctctgcagaGAGAGTATTCTCTGCAACACAGGAGCCCTGGGTTATCCATTGCTGCCCATGACTGGATGGATAAGTCCAATTCTGGAGTGAAGAACTGACTGGCCACTTGACCACAGCTTTAAAGCCACACCTTCCCTTTGATACTCAGCAATGAAATTAACATATTGATCTCCATTTGCCTCTCCACTGTTTTATCTCTCAGTAGGTTCCAACCAGGAAGCAAGAAGAAAGATGTATATTTTATTGATCCTATAAAACAACTATCAGTCATGTAGAAATTACGCCTACAGGATTGAGTTCCAACTCCTTAGATCATTACACAAAGTCCATCTCAGTCTCTCTAGTCCAATGACTCACAAAGTTGAGGGCATGATCTCCTGTCTGTCCTCTCCCCATCAACCAAGCTGCTGGGCTGTTGGgcttattttttgagaaatgggGTAGGTAAACTACTTCTCTGGCTTCATCTCCCCTGCTCTGATATCACAGTTCCTGAAAACAAAAcctttctccttttgcctttatTGCCTTAATTTCTTCCCTATCTGCCTAAAAAcctcctgctcatccttcaaaATCCAGCTAATGTCTCTCCTCTGAAGCGTTCTCCAGCTCTCTAAGCAGTCACTCCTTTCCAGCTCTAAAAATGTAGTTTATGCTTCCATTttagcactttctttttttataacctATGCACACATCTCTCCAACTCTACTGAAGCTATTTATTTTATGGATCTCCAGAGCTTGGCAAATGAAGGTGTTCAGGAAatgtttgtgaatgaatgaatgaatagatctCCTCACTTTACGGTTGtaaaaaactgagacccagaataAACTGAAGTTGCTTGTCTGAGATTAtacagtaaatggcagagccaagaccAGAATCCTGGTTTGTTCCCAATCCAACTCTTTCCACTGCAGAGCACTGTAATTATTAATAGGACAGTAAgaatcaataatttattattgatattgCTGATCACTCTGATATTCCAGATTGAATAAATTGCACATATGCGTTCAGTGTGTGTTTAAGCGAGAATCAGcttatatgtaaatattcttctttacatttatttaacataacTGATTTCTTTTGAAGCCTAGTTCATTGCAAACAAGTGAGTTTGACTCATCAGACGAAGAGCCTATTGAAGATGAACAGACTCCAATTCAGATATCCTGGTAGGTTAACACTTCTGATCAATGATGACCTAATTATTTGTTGTGTACATCATAACGCATGTAGATCCATAGTCTGcgtattgaaaatatttattgattctcTTCTGCTGATTGTGTAATTCTAATCTTTAAGGGATCCTCTAACCCTATTATTTACTATCTATGATAGAATAAGGCTCTCTTTTGGGGGGATGCAGGCAGAGAAGGAAGTCATTCTTTATGTTAGAAAACCATATAGAGACAAATAAGTAAGGAGTTGAGATAGGATCAGACTATCTCCTATTAGGACCAAAgcctatttattcttttatgacaAAAGAATCATTTACCAAACATAGGATGAGATATTTAATTGTTTATCATTTAGTCCAATCCTAGAACTACTTGCCACAATAATGCATCTATTAGCAGACCCTGCTTAAGATAAAAGCCACATTACTATAGATAtaagagcaaaaagaaatgtttctataTACATTCAATTTCCAAATCTTGACAGTGACTTATTGTTACACCAGAATCTCTACAACAATCAATGCTTTCCCTTATCCCTGTAAATGTAATAATCTCCAAGAAAACCCCAACTATAGGAAGGGGAAAAGAGTATGTTATCCCTAAAGGTCTTTTTGTTCTGCCATCAAATAGCAAttacctttcctttctccttataCCCCTCTTTAAAACTCAAAAACTCATCTAATTCCcaaagtcatatggtatttatatgaTGCCCTCTGTTTTCCTCTAAACTCCTCTTTGGCTTCTACCTGCTTTGTCCCTGAGTACTGCAAACTGAGAATATgatttcttgaaattattttatcttaaccAAAATCTATTACAACAAAGAATGACCTGTGGTTTTTATCATATGATATTATATCTGCTTAAGGAAGTCctacaaagaaatcttaaaatagtaaTATAGAATGAATCCTGGGGATAAAACCATCAGAAGGTCATTTTCTGGCTTATTCCCCAAGATAACAAATACAAACCATTTCAGATAACATACCACAGGGTAACTTCAGTATGCTTTATACTAGCTGTAGGCAATctaggcattattatttttagggtAAATTTAAATtaccagaggtgcctgggtggctcagttggttaagcgtccaactcttgatttcagagatCATGAgatgagttgggctccacacttagtgggagtctgcttgtccctctccctaccaacccaccccaccccacctccactcGTGTGctcttgcacacacactctctctctctcaaataaacaaatcttttttcttttaagattttatttattgattcatgagagacacacagagagaggcagggacatagacagagggaggaagtaggctccctgcagggaacctgatgtggaactccatctcaggacccctcGAGAttaccctgagcccaaggcatatgctcaaccactgagccaccgaggcatcccaaatgaaagaaaagaaagaaaaaagaaaataaaagaaaagaaaagaaaaggagaaaaaagaaaaaagaaaaggaaggaaggaaataaaattgtgaCATGTGACAAAGCAAATGATAAGTCCCTGTTTTAAAACTTCCAATCTGGAGATccctggatgcctcagtggtttggcgcctgccttcggcccagggagtgatcttggagtcccaggatcgagtcccacattgggctccctgcatggagtctgcttctccctctgcctgtgtctctgcctctctctctctctctctcatgaataaataaataaattctttaaaaataaataaataaaacttccaatCTTTCTGGTCCTTTTTGTGAACAACATATTGCTATTTGCatatgcatttttgttttgtgactatgataaaactttaaaacacccTTGTTCAGTGCCAAGCACAGATTTGTTAAATTGAATTTCCATTTATAACTTAAAAACTGAACTAAACttcaagttttattcttttcaggcTACCCCTGTCACAAGTGAATTGTTCTCAGTTTCTTGGTTTATGTGCTCTTCCAGGTAGGTAAGACTACAGTTGGCTTCCTATTGATATacttaggataattttttttttttgtcagttaaTAAATCATTGTACTGAGCAATACAAGAATTTCACAGATCATCACCCTAGGGAACTCAGTAGTGGAAGCCCTTGTGTGGGCTCTAGCTAAAAGGCCACAGATCACTCTTCAGCCCATCCAAACTCATTCACAATTCTGCATTTCTGGTTTACCTAccttaataaaatgtaaacactGAGATACAGGGTGAGGCTGATGACAACTGGCAGGTACTTGTTACAGAGACGACACAGAATAAAGAATCTTTGGATTGGAAGTTCCTTAGCTGGGGTTCTAGGAATCCCTACAGTTATATTCCTAAGAATATAAGAAATTGAAATCCACATTCAAAATGAAATTGAAACATAAATGATCATATAGGTATGACTTTATAAAGTAGCTGTGtatgtgtttaaatatatttgttatatgtgGCCAAACACTGACTTTTTCACTTGCCTTATTACTGCTTGTAggttgtaaatttaaaaatgttagaagaaaTATCCAAAAAGATACAGGTAGGTATAACATGAAACAACCATATTAATAGCTTTTCCTAATAACACTGAAAATCTCGTTGTCAAAAAGAACAATGTTAGTCTCTGTTCAGCATACCAAATGAATGTTATTTCATAGTTTCAAACTATAGACTTACTCTACTATGCAAAGATGTCTTTGCGAAGGGCACAGAGAACTAACTCCTTGTTTACTAAACATAGCATTGCCTTTCACTGATTGTTGTAGTTATACATAGAAATTCCATTTGAGTTTAAAATGTCTAAGTTGGAGGGTGATAAATACATTAATAGAAAACTGCCATTTCACTGCCCAGATCTTTGAGCATACTATCCTTTCCAGACTTGATTGTGATCCTAGAAATTAAGCCTGAGCTGAGAACCCAGAAGGAGTAGTGAAATTGAACATCCTGGGTAGAAAATTTAGAGCCAACATCTAGGTGGGAAAGATGAAGTAGGGTTTCATTTTCACAAGCTCAAGGATGCTTATACCACTGTAGCCTCAAGTCTAATAATCCCAAAATATCCTAATATCCCACCCCATTTTGAAATTTACATATTGCACGGTGCTAAAAAACTTGGATTTTCAAAACATTGTACCTTGGTTGGCCTGGAATATTTCAAAGCTAATAGTCCTACCTATGTCCTTAtaatacaccaaaataaatataaataaattaatatacacatgcgcgcacacatacacacacatcttgaTTCTGaccattataaattttttaaatcctaaaattttttcCTGCTTGTTTTGGAATAtcaatttattaatttgctttctCTAATTTATTCCTTACCTACCAAAAAAGACTTACAGAGGCTAATAGGTTAGTTGAGTCTTACAGTATTTGTAAAGATTCTTTGATTTAGAGATACCTGCCATGATAGGAAGTTTTCATTTGGAGAACATTTAAGTCATAACCAAAATATAATGACAATCACTGGCTCAAGAACCAATCGTGTACATTTTGGAAAGCCCTATTCATTTAGTATTTTCTATAAAAAGGGTTTCCAGTATTTTGCCAAACCTTCTGTTTTCCAATGTATAAAAGACAACAATCTGATAGGAGAGACCTAGAATCTCCCTGCATCACCCCCCGTGGTTCCCTCCTCAGAGTCCTTTCGAgaaaagtttgaaagccactgtataatagaaattatccaatgtGTGCAAGAGGCAGATAGAAAATTACTtactcttaaaaatggttaagtatGCTGACTTCAGGTTTAATGCTCTTAGAAGtacaaaaaataatagtattatctaaagcagcactgtccaacagaaatatgaTGGGAGCCAGAAATAGAAGCCTTGTATGtaactttatattttctaattgccatattaaaaaaagtaaaaacaggtcAAATTAACTTGATATAgtttatttaacctaatatagCCTACATAGTATCCTTTCAATGGTCTTaatcataaaacaaattattaataaaatacaggGGTTTTGTTCTTAATCTCTGAGAACAgatatgtattttacacttacagtacatctcaatttggactagccacatttcaagtatgTATCTGGAGGTTCATGATAAAAGGCGCTTAGTTAAATGTCCCCGGATTtagaaggcagggagagagagagaggaggctgaGATCAGCCCAAATTAGTTATTCATTTTGAACCTAATACTCTACAGTGAGTATCGCCATAAGAATGTTCCAGTGTATAGAATGGCCCATAGCACTACTGCTTGGTTCATATTCATTATACTGAAATTAGCTAAGTCACTTTATTCTAAAACAGTTAACGTTCTATTTCCTAGAGACCTTGGccataaaattaaaagcattatgGTGTAACACAATATAAATAGAAAGGAGAACATGAGTTCAGGCACCATGGGCATACTGGAGTTTTTATATACAAGGCTTAGGATAAAACAAAACGGCAGAGTGAGGAAAGTGGCAAACATGGATTTTGTGAGAAGAAAACAGGGGGGGATAATGtgctattatttcttcacaagggcttattttgaaatattagatgttttgaattttatttttaaagttgtactGAAAATGGATTTTCTTCAAGAACAGCAATATAGTTGACTCATCTTAAAATTCAGTTAAAAGCATTTTGAATTATTAAGTCAGGCTTAATTTTAATCACCTTTTGGTTCAcgtttttaatttctattttgtgcTTAGTAGCTTGATTTTTACCCTACTTTGAAGACAACTCAATATTGCTTTAGATTATCAATAAGTATTTCAAATTTATAGATTATCATGTGTTATCTACTTAGTTTGGCTTAAGAAATTTACCACCACATTCTCTGTCTTGATTGtattaaatttgtaatattttgtacATGTACATCTGTATCTTGGTCTATTGGCAGAAGAACTAAAAAGCTATGGTATACAAGACATATTTGTTTTCTGCACCAGAGGAGAACTGTCAAAATACAGAGTCCCAAACCTTTTGGACCTCTACCATCAGTACGGAATTATCACTCATCATCATCCAATCCCAGATGGAGGGACTCCTGACATAGCCAGCTGCTGTGAAATAATGGAGGAACTTGCAATCTGCCTTAAAAATAACCGAAAAACCTTAATACAGTacgtttttcttttctctgtacaTGACATGAGGAGAATGGCATAGTCAGAATGATTTTTCTACCTATTCCATCCTTACTCGGTTATTGCCCACCTTATAGTTTGGTGTAAGGATTAAAAGGAGATAAGGCATGAAAAGTTCTAGCACAATGTCTGCTACAAGGCAAGCACTCAGATATTTGCTATTGTTACTTTTGATGAGTAAGGACAATAAATGAGTAGATCTGAAAAGTTATAGAACAGGCTTACAggctttttattctttccttttgccTTAGACCTTTACTTATAATTTTGGGGACCCTCTTCCTCCCAAAAGGTAGGGTATCATTCTTATAATAGCCTTACTCATTGGTCAGCTTTTCAGTTGCTTAGTTGCTtctaacagcaaaaaaaaaaaaaaaaaagtattttaaaaatttgcaaaggGATCATTCATAAGCTATGAgcaatcttaaaaatatgaaatcttaaatatatgAAGATTATATTTGATGATATGAATTTGCcaccaaaatgaaaaaggaactctcattgTTCGTCAATGGCTGTGCACAAGCTGCTGGTATggaagtttaaaacaaaataaaatgggccaaagggggaaaaaaggaggagagaagggaaaaaaaaaaaaaaaagtagcttggagaaaggaaaaagggagtgACAATCAGCAGTAGACAGTAGCAGTACAAAGATGGGAAGTGGTGCTGTGGATAATACAGTAGATCTGCTCTGTCAGAAGTGAGACAGCAGAGGAGAGCCAGCCATAGGGAGCAAACTAGTCCTTCTCTGTGCTGCTTGTACTTTCTGTATCCTGATAAACTCCTTAATCCTTTCTGGAACAAGATAGAGTATTAAATAGTTTGATACCTCAAAAGCCCTAAAGTCATTGCTTTGAACTAGAAAGTATGCAGACTATACCAAATAACCAGTTAATCTCAGGGCACCTAGGGAAAGGGCAAGCCCAGCCAAGCTGCTCTCCTTCAACCTAGAGCTCCAGGGCCTCATGCCAACAGTTCCCATTCTGAAGGCAAACCAACTAGTACAAGGGTCTTTGGGGACACACACTGTGGCCGAACTAAACTCTAATGTACAGAGGGCTATAGCCTGGAGAATAGGGAATAAAGAACTAGAAAGCATCCTACATTCTACAATTTCCAACCTTCCTCTAGAGAAAAGCATAATCTGTGATTGTAAGCAATTACTAATTGCTTTGCTAATTATAACAGCATAATTCTAGGATAAAGTTGTCTATACTAAATTTTCTAATAGGTCTAAGTAAAATAGCATTAAATAATTACATGTAGCTcgtgaaaaataatttccaatttttggaCCCATCTTTCAAATccgttctgattttttttttaataaatctttgaaaGCAGACTTGACTGAAGTTTCCACAGCTCAAATTAGCTCAGATTAGTGAAATTTAACAAAGTCTACTGAAGCAGGTTCTAGCACACCAAAGCTGTCTGATTTTTTAACAGAATACAAACAGGATGGAAagatggttgaaaaaaaaaaaagaaaaaaaagaaaaaagaaagaaggatggtCGGGCAGCCTTGCTTACGCAGAATGCTTCTGGCTCCCATAAAATAAAGCATCTGATGACTAGAAATTTCCATCGTAGTAGAGCTTTCCACGATATCTTACAGTAACTAACATTGGGATAAAAATAATCTTCTATCCATTCTGCCATCTTTGAGTGCTCACATTGCTAGATGGCTCTAGGGTTTATCCCTCAAAAACTGAGTTTGTTGTCTACCAGCACTGTCTCGCTGATTCTCTCTCCgcatttttgttcctttataaaATCAGCAAACACTGCTTGCCTGCTGTACTATGCTGTTGTAAAAAGTACTACAAAGCTTAGAACAACAAAAACTTACTCTCCCCCACTTCTGAAGCTTGttaagtccaaaatcaaggtgtcaacaggacCGTGTTCCCTCGGAGACTCTGATAGGaccctttcttgcctcttcctagcttcggTGGTGGCCGTCACTCgttggcattccttggctcacagctgcatcactccaacctctgcctctgcctcacaTGATTCTCTTTGTGTTGCTGTGTCTTCTTGGGGTATTTCCTCTTGGaagaacaccagtcatactggatcaGGGCCCACCCCAGCGACCTCATCGTCATTTGATTACATCTGCCAAGACCCTACTTCCAgataaggtcatattcacagcatgagggattaggacttcaacatatctttatGGGGATATGATTCAACCCACAATACCCATTATGTACCAAACACTATGAATACAAAGTATGCACCGTGGGGCACAGTCCCCCCTTCACGGAGCCCGGGCCAACAGCCCTGCCATGTGAGTGCAGAAAGACTCGCACAGGGAGTACACAAGGCAGCACAAAGGACATGGCTTCTGTGGGGGGCACAAAGGCAGGTCAGAAAAGGCAATTGgagctgggttttgaaggatgagcAGGAATCAAAGGAAGAAGCATAAAGGTATAGGTATGAAGCAGTATTCATCCTGTAGAAAACCACTGATGTGTTCTGCCTCCTACCTTTCTGGGGTAAACCCTCATCTCTGAAAACAGCCCTATATCAGGACACTTTGTAGAAAGCAACCTCATGAATACTCTGGGAGTCAGTACCTATTTGGCCCTCTGTCTCATATCCTCTCCCAAGACGCGTATCTGCTGCCTCATCTACAGGACACCGCAGCAATTCATGTTCCTGAGAAGTCATCAGCACCACGCTAGTAGGTTCAGTATACCCCCTAGGAAAGTTAGGAATCTcgtaaaacattttttaagcatCTCTGAAAGTAATTAGAATGAATGGTTTTGTGCTTTGAGGtttcatcatgatttttttttctggaaaatccaATTCTGCACAACTGCTGATTTCTTCAGAAGGCCAGACTAACATTCATTGACTTCTTACCCTGTGCTGAGCTCCATTGTAAGGCCTTTACAAACATTAGTTATCTCATTCGGTTCTAACCAGGATGCAGGTACTGTGGCTGTCACCATCTTACAGATAAaaaggctgaggcccagagaggttaaataacttctTAGGTTCACACATGTCAGACTGACAGATGCACCACTCAGCCCCAGGCAGCGGGGCTCCAGAACCCAGGTTCTCAACCTCTGTAACACGCCACCTCTGTATTCTTTTTAGATAAATGAAGAGTTGTCATACAGACTTGTTCCATAACCACTAAGGTTTTATGGAGACAGAGGAAAATAAACTGGCAGTTGGTCAAAATAATCTAGTTTCTATTTAGTAACATGTCCCTCTTTCTCATAGGTGGATCCCGGTATTTAAAAAGGTCAAAAAAGGCCCTATCTACATTGACAGAAGTGTTCAGAGtaccaacaaataaataagcatgcTTTGCtcttgattcatttaaaaatatttattaacctctgcatgccaggcattgtgctagtaGGCACTATTCGGTTTAGAAATAGAAGGCAGAAAAAGCAAGTCTTTAGTCCTAATTAGTGAGGTGGAAGGAAAATGTATAATATTCAAAACTGTGCTTCCCTTTCAGCTGTTATGGAGGACTTGGGAGATCTTGCCTTggtaagaaatgtattttcattactcagtattttttttctttttttatcctcaaAGTAGGTGAAAGTATCCTGTTTCTGGGCTGTATGCTCACCTTGTgttaaaatgagacaaaacacAATATAAGTCTGCTAAGACCTAAAGAATTATGTAAGGCCCTTAATTTGGTATTCTCTAGAAAGCCAGAGTGCAGAATGGGAGGtattttcaacattgttttgaGGTTTCTGCAAAACATTATTTCTAAGTCTTAGCACCTGCATTCTTGCATTGTGttgtgttttctaatattttccctATGCAGTTGTTATGATACTGACAGCAAATTCTAAATAATATCCATCATAAGTACGAAAACCGAAGTTAATTATAATTACTTCATGCAATtactgttcactttttttttttaatttttattttatttatttatgatagtcacagagagagagagagag
This Canis lupus familiaris isolate Mischka breed German Shepherd chromosome 8, alternate assembly UU_Cfam_GSD_1.0, whole genome shotgun sequence DNA region includes the following protein-coding sequences:
- the CDKN3 gene encoding cyclin-dependent kinase inhibitor 3 isoform X2, encoding MKPPSSLQTSEFDSSDEEPIEDEQTPIQISWLPLSQVNCSQFLGLCALPGCKFKNVRRNIQKDTEELKSYGIQDIFVFCTRGELSKYRVPNLLDLYHQYGIITHHHPIPDGGTPDIASCCEIMEELAICLKNNRKTLIHCYGGLGRSCLAACLLLYLSDTVSPQQAIDSLRDLRGSGAIQTIKRQRERERGAETQAEAEAGSMQGARRGTRSRVSRITPWAAGGAKPLHHWGCP
- the CDKN3 gene encoding cyclin-dependent kinase inhibitor 3 isoform X3; translated protein: MKPPSSLQTSEFDSSDEEPIEDEQTPIQISWLPLSQVNCSQFLGLCALPEELKSYGIQDIFVFCTRGELSKYRVPNLLDLYHQYGIITHHHPIPDGGTPDIASCCEIMEELAICLKNNRKTLIHCYGGLGRSCLVAACLLLYLSDTVSPQQAIDSLRDLRGSGAIQTIKRQRERERGAETQAEAEAGSMQGARRGTRSRVSRITPWAAGGAKPLHHWGCP
- the CDKN3 gene encoding cyclin-dependent kinase inhibitor 3 isoform X5 yields the protein MKPPSSLQTSEFDSSDEEPIEDEQTPIQISWLPLSQVNCSQFLGLCALPGCKFKNVRRNIQKDTEELKSYGIQDIFVFCTRGELSKYRVPNLLDLYHQYGIITHHHPIPDGGTPDIASCCEIMEELAICLKNNRKTLIHCYGGLGRSCLAACLLLYLSDTVSPQQAIDSLRDLRGSGAIQTIKQYNYLHEFRDKLAAHLSSRDPLSRSVSR
- the CDKN3 gene encoding cyclin-dependent kinase inhibitor 3 isoform X1, which translates into the protein MKPPSSLQTSEFDSSDEEPIEDEQTPIQISWLPLSQVNCSQFLGLCALPGCKFKNVRRNIQKDTEELKSYGIQDIFVFCTRGELSKYRVPNLLDLYHQYGIITHHHPIPDGGTPDIASCCEIMEELAICLKNNRKTLIHCYGGLGRSCLVAACLLLYLSDTVSPQQAIDSLRDLRGSGAIQTIKRQRERERGAETQAEAEAGSMQGARRGTRSRVSRITPWAAGGAKPLHHWGCP
- the CDKN3 gene encoding cyclin-dependent kinase inhibitor 3 isoform X4 gives rise to the protein MKPPSSLQTSEFDSSDEEPIEDEQTPIQISWLPLSQVNCSQFLGLCALPGCKFKNVRRNIQKDTEELKSYGIQDIFVFCTRGELSKYRVPNLLDLYHQYGIITHHHPIPDGGTPDIASCCEIMEELAICLKNNRKTLIHCYGGLGRSCLVAACLLLYLSDTVSPQQAIDSLRDLRGSGAIQTIKQYNYLHEFRDKLAAHLSSRDPLSRSVSR